From Equus przewalskii isolate Varuska chromosome 7, EquPr2, whole genome shotgun sequence, one genomic window encodes:
- the LRRC75B gene encoding leucine-rich repeat-containing protein 75B isoform X2, producing MGARLGRRAGPEAGSEARAAAGCGPAPYERRVRWLCEIQSTLRERRPERARQLLRLLRQDLGLEGTLLTDILYRNVAFLNLVDPISHDLLVNLARDLQCPKTDYELWKSSDKICRQLVYHLTPHSKRQQGSNLPRRKTQSCLKSSLQKTLLAGETVNLSGIPLSARDVQHITRYLGSQGAGLAVLDLSFTKLSDELLGLLLPSLWALPRLTQLLLNGNRLTQAAARELTEAVKDTSKFPALAWVDLGNNVDVASLPQPLLVGLRRRLSQRTSLPTIYEGMDLEPEDLEPEDSAATVASTWGSAAAGPGPEPQACCTR from the exons ATGGGGGCGCGGCTGGGCCGGCGGGCCGGACCCGAGGCGGGCTCCGaggcccgggcggcggcggggtGCGGGCCCGCGCCCTATGAGCGCCGGGTGCGCTGGCTCTGCGAGATCCAGTCCACACTCCGCGAGCGGCGGCCCGAGCGCGCCCGGCAGCTGCTGCGCCTCCTGCGCCAG GACCTGGGCCTTGAGGGGACCCTCCTCACTGACATCCTATACAGGAACGTGGCCTTCCTCAATCTGGTGGACCCCATCTCCCATGACCTGCTTGTGAACCTGGCCCGGGACCTGCAGTGCCCCAAAACG GACTATGAGCTCTGGAAGTCCTCGGACAAGATCTGCCGGCAGCTCGTCTACCACCTCACCCCTCACTCCAAGCGGCAGCAAGGGTCCAACCTGCCCCGGAGGAAGACCCAGAGCTG CCTCAAGAGCAGCCTCCAGAAGACTCTGCTGGCAGGGGAGACTGTTAACCTCTCAGGAATCCCGCTGTCAGCGCGGGACGTGCAGCACATAACGCGCTACCTGGGCAGCCAGGGCGCGGGGCTCGCCGTGCTGGACCTGAGCTTCACGAAGCTAAGTGACGAGCTGCTGGGCCTGCTGCTGCCCAGCCTCTGGGCGCTGCCCCGCCTCACCCAGCTCCTGCTCAACGGCAACCGGCTGACACAGGCTGCCGCCCGCGAGCTCACTGAGGCGGTCAAGGACACCAGCAAGTTCCCGGCACTGGCCTGGGTAGACCTGGGTAACAATGTGGATGTGGCCTCTCTGCCTCAGCCCCTGCTGGTCGGCCTGCGCCGGCGGCTGAGCCAGCGCACCTCGCTCCCCACCATCTATGAGGGCATGGACCTTGAGCCTGAGGACCTTGAGCCTGAGGACAGTGCAGCCACCGTTGCCTCCACCTGGGGCTCTGCAGCAGCCGGGCCAGGGCCAGAGCCCCAGGCCTGCTGCACTAGGTGA
- the LRRC75B gene encoding leucine-rich repeat-containing protein 75B isoform X1, producing MARGQAPPPSRMKGGTTLDPGERTQGSHSPDGQQVQPHHDTMEGQTEPQHAARILLTGSSPCPLSTHTWHLSITTPHLDGQGLWSHTHQDLGLEGTLLTDILYRNVAFLNLVDPISHDLLVNLARDLQCPKTDYELWKSSDKICRQLVYHLTPHSKRQQGSNLPRRKTQSCLKSSLQKTLLAGETVNLSGIPLSARDVQHITRYLGSQGAGLAVLDLSFTKLSDELLGLLLPSLWALPRLTQLLLNGNRLTQAAARELTEAVKDTSKFPALAWVDLGNNVDVASLPQPLLVGLRRRLSQRTSLPTIYEGMDLEPEDLEPEDSAATVASTWGSAAAGPGPEPQACCTR from the exons ATGGCAAGAGGGCAagctcccccaccctccaggatGAAGGGAGGCACTACACTGGACCCTGGAGAGAGGACCCAGGGAAGCCACAGCCCAGATGGTCAGCAGGTGCAACCTCACCATGACACCATGGAGGGCCAGACAGAGCCACAGCACGCAGCACGCATCCTCCTCACAGGCAGCTCACCATGCCCATTGAGTACCCACACCTGGCATCTGTCCATCACAACACCACATCTGGATGGGCAGGGGCTCTGGTCCCACACACACCAG GACCTGGGCCTTGAGGGGACCCTCCTCACTGACATCCTATACAGGAACGTGGCCTTCCTCAATCTGGTGGACCCCATCTCCCATGACCTGCTTGTGAACCTGGCCCGGGACCTGCAGTGCCCCAAAACG GACTATGAGCTCTGGAAGTCCTCGGACAAGATCTGCCGGCAGCTCGTCTACCACCTCACCCCTCACTCCAAGCGGCAGCAAGGGTCCAACCTGCCCCGGAGGAAGACCCAGAGCTG CCTCAAGAGCAGCCTCCAGAAGACTCTGCTGGCAGGGGAGACTGTTAACCTCTCAGGAATCCCGCTGTCAGCGCGGGACGTGCAGCACATAACGCGCTACCTGGGCAGCCAGGGCGCGGGGCTCGCCGTGCTGGACCTGAGCTTCACGAAGCTAAGTGACGAGCTGCTGGGCCTGCTGCTGCCCAGCCTCTGGGCGCTGCCCCGCCTCACCCAGCTCCTGCTCAACGGCAACCGGCTGACACAGGCTGCCGCCCGCGAGCTCACTGAGGCGGTCAAGGACACCAGCAAGTTCCCGGCACTGGCCTGGGTAGACCTGGGTAACAATGTGGATGTGGCCTCTCTGCCTCAGCCCCTGCTGGTCGGCCTGCGCCGGCGGCTGAGCCAGCGCACCTCGCTCCCCACCATCTATGAGGGCATGGACCTTGAGCCTGAGGACCTTGAGCCTGAGGACAGTGCAGCCACCGTTGCCTCCACCTGGGGCTCTGCAGCAGCCGGGCCAGGGCCAGAGCCCCAGGCCTGCTGCACTAGGTGA